From Rhododendron vialii isolate Sample 1 chromosome 7a, ASM3025357v1:
ATAAATATTAAGTACAAATATAATCGGGTGTCACGTGATACCTGAAATCATCATGTACTATAGAATAGAATACCGCGTAACGCGTAGATTTTGTTTGACAAACATATGTATCTAAACCATAGTCATGAAAATTTAAGCCACAATCCATTTTATTTTAGGGTAATGCTATAAGTACCGATGGGTGTGtggggatttcgtaccgaccggTCGCaccaggccgtctccggccaccggatggccgatccaagccgtccaaaaattctataaaaaaaaaccgaagggGTTTgcgtgagaatcaacggcatccgaggtgtgtaggacgcttgatccgaacactcctttttcatgtatatacaagtatatacatatatacacgaaaaggggtgctcggatcaagcaccctacacaccttagATGCCATTAATTCTCACAATTGCCCCCTCggttcttttttttagaatttttgaatggctcggatcggctgtccggtggccgaagacagCCCAGCGCGGCCgatcggtacgaaatcccttcacACGATCGATACCTCAATCATTTTCGTATTTTAATAATGTGGGAGTATTTGGACCTTTTACATGAAGCAGAGTCAGCAGAGCCCCTTTTTCAAGTAAAGGGAATTATCTCCGGATATCAAGCAAACCCCAAAAGACACAGGTCCCTACATAGTTTGCGtttcttttagtttattatACCGTATTTATTATTTTCAATGGTCTCGGTTGTCTGAAACAGTTTATGCATAGCtcgattagtttttttttttgggttcggCCAAAGGCAAAGTATTCACCAATCAATCAGACTAGTTTATGTATAGCTCGACTAGAttatgaaattacttttttccaACTTAACCTCAAGAATAGAATGTTGATAAATTGTGTGGGGAACAAATCTACCAATCAATCGAACTACAAAGCTTTCGTGTTGCTTCTATGCTCCTTTTAAGGAGTATTAAACACAGCTACCCCAAGGGCCCCTATTTCTGTCTTAATACCCGTTTTCACCACCCCGTAACAAAAGTCGTAAGTATAAATTATGTAGAAAATTTATTTCTGCACTCTTCTAATTGATacaaacacttttttttgtcttttaataggtgaatttacaaaataatcCCTGCATGTATGcacattttccaaattttagaaatagtttCATAAATTTACAcgcttaaagaaaaaaaaaatagggtttACATCAATTAAAAGAGTTTAAAAAGCCAATTCCTCCTCCGCGGAGTCCTTGGTTCGAGAATATGTGCGCTATATGCCCTTCATATAAATCACGATCGCGAGTGTTGAAGTGAAGAAAATCGAAAAGgtcgtcatctctctctctctctctctcctctctctctctctctctgaacagTCTTCCCCCATTTCGAAAATCCAACAATGATCacactttaattaaaaaaccctaattagGGGGGGCTTGATTGTTTCTTTATTGTAAGTCCCAAAAGGCAATACATTTATGACTGTGTCAGTGGCCGGCATTGAATACCCGTAGAAGTAGCTTTTGAGAATTTTGGGGTTTTGACGTAGTAATATGAGAAGAAGATTCTCGTTGTTTTTGGTGGTGGCGTTGTGGGAGAGAATACTGCAGCGGCGATGGGGGTGGCCAACGCCTGGAGGTTTAGCGTTGAAGGAGTATTGAGTAAATTGGCTTCGGTTCATCAAAATacacagcagcagcagcagcagcagcatttCTTGGGGAGATTGTCTTGGTCGGTGGTGTGTGGATTGATGCTCTTCGCTCTGGGTTTGATTTCTCTCTTTACTGGCCACGTGGCTTCTGATCTCGACTGGTACTCTCAGAGGCTCGTCAAGCCCACCTCCTTCTACTATAAACGAgtaccactctctctctctctctctctctctctctctctctctctctctctctcaaaattgaACTGAAAGTGTTAAAAGTTTCTTGAGTATTTGGTTGACTGAAATTCTGTAGGTTTGGGCTTACGCTAAACTGTATGGTGTGTTAACAGTTTCATAGATTGAATGGTAGAATTTCATTTAGATATGTTGCTCACAAAGCTTTTTGAACAGTTCTCGGTCTTCCTCTCCCCGAAAAATCGATTTTCCAGGTAGAATTTTTTGGCCCTGTTAAGTGTGTGAGAAAGATGTGAAGAAAATGTCATCGTTCCTAATACtatattttgttaatttcttctCTAACCAAACAAGggaggagaaaaataaaaaaatccctTCTTTTGATATTATCCCTCTCTTTTTCCAAATGTAGGGGAAAAATTCTGTGTgaaatttcaattcttttttcaCAGCAGTCCCTCCTCTGAGTTAGAGTTGAAAGGTTGTTGTCTGAAATTATTGTCTTGGTGAAATGTTGGTGGATGGGCTTATGGGATTGAAGTAAAAGGAAAATGTTTGGTGAACTGAACGGAAATTAATTGGTAACGTTGATGGAAGAGTGTTTATGGGTTGTTCTCACAAGTGCCGGAACGATGCTCTCtacattgtgtgtgtgtgtgtgtgtcactTGCTTGGAGAAAAGGGGAAACGAGGAAAAGGACGTTTGAGATACTAAAATGAGTGGCCAAAAGAACTGAAATTTATTGGGAGATAAGTCATTGAGCTTTGTTTTCTTGCCAAGAAAAGTCAGGAAAGGGAAGGAAGCTAAGAAACAGAATCACATTTTGTGTTCTTCTATGTATCAAACAATGAAATCTCACGCAATGATACTCCAAGatatttcatttatttaatCCTTTTGATTTGCTATATTTATTTGTCCTCCTCACAACTGTTCTTGTTGTGGATGTGTTGACTTGCTTTCTTGGTGTGGAACTTCCTGTCTTCCTCGCTAATTTGGACTTTTACATTGGCCTCGATTTTGGGTTTGGCATTATTTTTGAACCCTTTGCTACTAtggaagattttgaaaatgccATTTCCcttagtttttaaattttctaatttcCCTTCATAAGGTAGCTACCGTTCCACTGTTTATATCGCATTCACCAAGATATTTCATTTAACTTTGGGCATAAAACAACAGGTTGACCAGCTGCACCAGCAACATAGCAACTTTGGGTATTACGAGTACTTGTGCCGGGCACGCGATGCTCGTGCTGTGGCAGTATAATAGCATCATCTACACTCTTGATTGACAAGAAAGTGATGATTAATCATGCAAAAATTATAGATGAAAACTTTGAAATCGTGGTCTGAAAGTAAATCGATAAGAGTTACATTGACGATTCATTCATCACTTGCAGCCTAGCTATATTGTAAAACCAAGAGAGCAGATGGTGAAATCGTGGTCtgaaagtaaatcaatacgaGCTGTTCCGATAGATGTTGGTAGTGGATTCATTTTTCTCTAGTTGTAttttactgaaataattttgCAGATTGATCTCTCAGACGCCATCGAGCTCGAATTATTTCAGTATTGCTAGTTATATGAcctttattttaattagttgtcTGGGATCATTGTTATGTTGTCAGATTGCTCTATGTGCACTTATGTAGATGTTTGTCTGTCTAAGGGTTGAGATATAGATTTCGGTTCTGCTTTATTTTATGCTGTTGAGtgccatgctcatgaacattcaACTAATTCTTTCCTTGTAGGAAGGGAGCAGTCGTGCGCCAATTGATATTTGGAAATCCAAGTTTTCAGAATTTTACTACCAATGCAGTGAAAGAGGACCTCGTTTTACTTGTAAGTCATCTTACCAACTAACTGCATAAAGTTTTGAATTACTTCCACAAATGCTGTTAGCAACTTTCTGCTCATTCTTTTATGTTACAATCACTGAACGTTTCTTTCAACCATCACGTAGTTAGGTGTTCGCACTTTGTTAACTTTCCAAAACTAGAATAAAGGCTGACCCTTGTTTGAAGTGCTGTTGGAATAGTGTACTATAAAGATGTAATTGTGGGATGCAAGAAATCTTTTCCAGTCGTAAGTATGTTTCAGCCAGTTGGTTATCTTGTGTCCATGTTCACAGAAGAGTATTGCGATGTGGTTATTGCACCCAAAGTTCTGCTTATTTAATTATcttaaaatcaaattcaaatgtTGGTCTAGGTGTTTCCCGTGGTTATGGCAAAGGCAATTTCCTGTATAACTAACCTCGAAATCCTTGGTTCTGCCTAAAATGGAATTCTTTTTAGTTGGTCCACTTAACGAAAATGCTTCTTGAAGCACATTATCACGTGTCTAGCTATTCAATTCCCAAAGCAAGCATGTTTTGCATAGTTAAGGTAGCAGATGTCAATACCGTTCCATCCCCTTGCCTTTCTACTAGTCCTATCTGGTGTTGGTAGTTGCGTGAGAATGTTTAATCGGCCAAGAGTAGGACGACATTGATTGTACAAGTTGTGCACTTTTTTGCATGGAAGAAATTCTTGAACAGATGCAATCTTTATTCAATTAAGCTTCTATACTTTGCTTAACAAGGCACTCGAGCCCtgattcaatttttattttctacatACGACTATCTTTAGTTAAATATGCTGGAACTCTTCTCTTTCCCATTTTGAGTTTCGAAAGTTAAATAACTCTTCTCTTTCTCATTTTGAGTTCGGAAAAAAATGTCACTGTAGTTGTTTTCTTTGATTCTCAAATGATATTCTGGTGATGTTTTTCTTTTCGGCAATATGATAGGGTATTCAGTGATGAAGTTTTAGGATTTGGAGTACAACATATATTGGATGCAATTTATATGTACAAGAACTGCTATTTGTTTACCTTATTTTTGCTGTACACTTTTTGTGGTCCTCAAGTTTATATGGCTACCTACATCTATTTCTCAAGCTGGCAATATCTTACTTCTTGTGTGGTTTAGCTCTTCCATTTTTGTATACTGAACACAAAAGATCCTAATGTTGCTAACCATGAACATAGCTGCGGTAAGTGAGCAGTTTTCAAATGGCTACTTGCTCATTGCAACAAGTGGGGGGCTGAACCAACAAAGAACAGGAGTAAGtaaaaatatttcttctctAGGGTAACCCTTTAGCATTTTGAGGTATTTGATTTCTATTTACTTCTCCACTTCATaacttgaaatttgaaatccaTTTCCTGCTCTCAGATTACTGATGCTGTAGTTGTAGCTCGGATACTCAATGCTACTTTAGTTGTACCTGAGTTGGATCATCATTCATTCTGGAAGGATGACAggtgatttttgatttttgaaaaaagagaCCAGAAATATaagttctatgttttttttccttggacATAATAGTGTGAATTAACGTTACGATTATGTAGTCATGAAGATGAATTACTTGACGTGCAGTGACTTTCCCAACATTTTCGATGTTAATTGGTTCATCTCGACCCTTTCAAAGGATGTAACCATTGTCAAAAGGATCCCAGATAAAGTTATGAGATCCATGGAAAAGCCACCGTATACTATGCGTGTCCCAAGGAAATCAGAACCTGAGTATTATCTTGAGCAAGTCCTGCCAATACTCCTCAGGAGACGTGTAAGAGATCGATATAACTCAAAGTCGAGTTTCACTTTCCTATTCTATTAGTCAGTTTCTGTAACGCTACCTGTTCCATTTTACAAATATAACCACTTTGTGTGTGCTTCTATGTTTGCTAACTTGTTTGTTCTCTTCACTTGCTTCTGAATGAATAACAATCTCGAATGTTAGGAGAACTGTAGTACCTCTGGTTTCCAAGAACTGTCAATACAGCTTTTGTTCTAGCTATTAAGTCACTTTAGATCTCTGATTAATTTGGTTGTCAAGCCGTACTGCCGTAACATTGTCACATTTTCCATGTTGATGACAGTTGCATGCCGACATAATTTGCAGGTTGTCCAGTTGACTAAATTCGATTATAGACTTTCTAATGACCTGGATGAAGAGCTGCAAAAGTTGCGTTGCCGGGTCAACTATCATGCCTTAAGATTTACAAAACCTATTCGGGAACTTGGTCAGAAGCTGGTGTCAAGAATGCGCAAGATGACAAATCATTTCATTGCAGTTCACTTGAGGTTCGTCTTATGTActtgaaaaaatggaaaacgaGCTAATATTTGCTCAAAATTCACCTCACAAGTCTTCAAAACAATGTATATGAAGTTTTAATAGATCGCTCATGTTTGTGCTGAATTAAAGACGTACCCGCACATTTCTTTGATTTATTGCCCACCTTTCCCAAGGGGTGACGAGTAACCCACTCCACGCTGGTCGATGCGGACACACGGCAAGCACAAACACGCTGATACATcgattctcttcaaaaattgaaaataaaatgtaGGACACGCTACACCTTGGGCACGTTAAAGTTTTTGTTACGTTTATTACATGATGAGTAGTTTATGCACAAGGAACTGAAAAATTAATGAGTTTTATCAATTAAACATCTAGATCATTCCAGTAAAATTGCCCTCTAAGAAATGCAACAATTGCACAACATTGTAATACTACATATCATATCTTCATCTTGTAAATGTTTCAAGATATATTTAGAGTGCACGAGTTAAGTTCTAAAAGATTGGAGAATATTTGTAAAGGAGTAGAACAGGCAGGTATATGACATGTTCAGAGGGAAGGAGTTTCTCACAGAAAAATCATTGTAATTGATTGGCCATGAAGTGGTGGTAAAGCGTCCCGTATTGTGACATCAGCCTCCCATCTGCAGACTGCAATTGAAGTATATCTATTTTACTGCTTGTTGAAGCAACACAGTACGGCGAGTCCTCATTGTTAACTGCTAAGAAAATTTTAATCGAGCCTGCAGAAAGCCAAGAACTACACTGAGGCATTGGAGAAACGTGTTGGGGGAACAGTAAACCTGTTTCACGAATACTTGAGCTTGACATGAATATCAAGTAGAATACTCTAGATAGATGTATCACAGTTTTGGCAGGTGACATCCTACCCGGCAACTCAGAGATAGGTTTGCAGTCTGCAATATCTGCATGCATTCTTCATGGcccatatataaccatatagaATTAGCAACTGATGGGATTGGAGAAATGTATCTTCTGCTATACCGAGACAGATAGACAGATAGAACCCATGTTGTCCCCAATCAATGGGGGTATGGGCGTATCTTCTGCTATACCaatcaatgaattttttttgctgtgCCTTTGGAAACTTATATGTTATTTATTGTTTGGAAATCTAGATAATGTGAACAGCTGTAAGTAACATAGCAAAACCAAGAATTTCTAGTTTAATTTGTTTGGAGACCCCAGTAGCAAGCAGTAACATTGAAGACTGCCTTTGTTGTGTGTTGCAGGTTCGAACCTGATATGCTAGCATTCTCTGGATGTTACTATGGCGGTGGTGATAAGGAGAGATATGAACTTGGTGAAATAAGGAAACGATGGGCAACATTACCTGTGAGATTGCTATCTTTACCGCTTATTAATCCCAATCGAAcctgcatttttttattttctccgaCATTCCTAAACTCCTGTTACGTTCTCAGAAGTTAAAAGATCTGTAGAATTGGGCTTTTCTGGAGGGGTAAAGTAGGAAATACATATTTTTCCATGTCCTGTTATTGAGAGCGCCCTTTTCTTTCATCTATAGGATTTAAGCCCTGAGGGAGAGCGACAGCGCGGTAAATGTCCACTTACTCCTCACGAAGTGGGTCTGATGCTCCGGGCACTTGGTTTCTCAAATGATACACACCTTTATGTTGCTTCTGGTGAAATATATGGTGGAGAAGAGACTCTGCAGCCTTTAAGAGATCTTTTTCCAAACTTCTACACGAAGGAGATGCTTGCCAGTGAAGAGCTAcagccttttctttctttttcttctcgtCTAGCTGCCATTGACTATATTGTGTGTGACGAGAGTGATGTATTTGTCACTAATAACAACGGGAACATGGCCAAGATTCTTGCAGGACGGAGGTAAGAATTCATATCTTTTTAGGTTCTGACACAGTTTTGTTGGAAGTGAAAAATGGAAATACTAGTTTTTGTGGTTGAGAAATATGCATCTGGTAAAAAGAATTTGGCTGCATAATGAGTCTATTGTGGAACGATTTGCGGCTCCAACCCAAAAGCAGGGGCTAAGAGAAAGAAGACACGTACCATGAGCGTAAAAATTCCTACGGAACCAAACTTTTATATAAGTCAAGTGAGATAACATGAGCTACTATAGTGGGGTGAAACTTTCTTAGAAATGGTTCTTCAACACTTCTCAAAACTGTATTAGAAAATTATCAGGTAACTAACTGACTGTAGTGTTTATTTTTGTGGAAGCtgctttttttcttattcaatctAAACGCTTGTAACTCCCCCAAAAATCCATGAGGTGTCAGCTATTCCTTTTGACAACGAAGAGGAACTTATGCATAATTTAGAGATTTACATACATCTCATCCATTATGCACTTTCAATTGTTCCCTATACACCATGTTCTTGTCTTCTTGAATCAATTagggttggctacatgaatttgttttctccattgagctctgttgAGGCCATCATGCTACGTGATATCTAGAAAACCTATATTCTTTCGAACTACCGCCTCTAAAGTCAATTTTGGTCTATCCCTCCCCTATGCTATCATCTACCATAACTATATCACTCTTGACTACCACTTCCACTGATCTACAATAGATATGTCCAAAACACCTTAATCTAACTTCATTCGCATTTTAGTAGTTCGACTCAAGACAAGCAAGATGTTGTGTTCGATGAGTAACAGGTCAAATAGAATGCTTGGTTCAATGTGAGCAGTGGTTGTTAAAGTCACAAGCAAGTATATAAAGAGTATTTTCACTTTCAGTTAGCATATGATTTAATCTTAGGAGTGTTATCAAAATCTTTACAAAAAAGGTATATTGGTGATACTGCATCAAAGATGGTACTTCTTGGATCTTGTGGACAAATTACAAAGACGAGGAAGTGATGCAGATTGTCCTTCCTGCAGTTCCTTTTGTTCACAGGGGTAAACTTGGTTGAGAAGTTCTAAAGGTTGTGAAGGTGCAATTTATTGTATCAATTTTCGTTAGTATTCTAGGTCTCCAGGATTATTACGTAGAACCCACTGCCCGGGTTCGAAAGATTGTAACAATTTATTTGGTGGTATTGCATTTGTGTTTCTATCTTGTTATTAGTAGTGCTTACTTATTGCTCTCATCATACCTGTCCCTAAGTGCCCGTGTCTTTGGTCTTTCTCACCTAAGACTACTTATTTCTCTTACTTTTCATGGTTCAAAGGAGGTACATGGGTCATAAGAGGACCATCCGACCAAATGCGAAAAAGCTCAGCTCCTTGTTCATGGCACGAGGCCGAATGGATGCAGCTACATTTGCTAGAAAGGTTAAGTCATGCCAGAGAGGGTTCATGGGAGACCCGGAGGAAATGAGACCTGGACGAGTGGAGTTTAACGAATTCCCCTCCTCTTGCATTTGCCAGAAACCATTCACATATTCCAATGGCTACAATGAAAATGACCGGGACCAGACCCCAAAACAAGGGCCAATTTTTACGgaaatttttttgcacaaagATACAATGGGAATAGCCAAGTGGTGAATAGCTTGCAGAGACTGAACATTCCAAATGCTAGAGAAGGACCGGTATCTTTGGCAGGAGACACTGACAACAAAGATTTTCCACAAGGCTAGGCATAAAGCGACAAAGGTGTATGATTGAATTTTCTGCTATGCACAGCTAACGTTTTGCTTGGTGTTAGATGGTGCCAGTTTTTCCCAACAGGGTGCCAAGCCACACCTCAGGTTGCATCTGGTTTGTGTCTCGAACCTAAATTTGGACGGCAGAATGACTTTGTATAGGAGTATATGACTTTTGATGAGCTACAAGTGCTCATATGTACTTTTGTAAGGTATATAGCAGGTAGGTATGCCAAGTATATTGCCACAGTTTCTTAATTTATATTATTCGGTTGAAGAGAGTGTCAGGGCTTTGCCGTAAGGTATGCCAAGCAGACATTGATATTTCTGACACAAGTGGTGTGATGAACCAACATACAATGCATGAGCGCTGCTGATGGATATACAGTCTATTTCCTAGTTGGTTAAAAACTTGAAAAGAGGGTTTTCTGTATGAATAACTGCATATATTGAAGTGGTCCTAATTTGGTCCGATTACCACCATCAAATTTTAGTACTACCCATCCGGGGAAATTTGAATTTGTTCACACAACGGTTGAATTTCCGTTTGGTTAGAATAGTAGGCGAGTCCAATTAAAATAGAACCGACTGCAGCAGCAAAATGGTATGATTGATGATTGGAATAACTTGCTGCAATTTCAATCCACCCAGATGGAGAACTTCCAACTAAAAAAACCTGTTATGGTGagattacatcataattctcttTTGTTGAAGAGATTTGCATTCTCAAGTCCTTAAAGTCTTTATGCCAATTTGCAATGGCAAGTAAATGCTGGGAGAAATTATTAGGTGGATATTATTGGTTTTGAGTGGTGCCAAGTTTTTGGCTGAAGTAGTTTTTGGATAGATTGTGATACTGGTGTATGCCCCTTTTAATTTTGTATATATGCGTTGGAgctttttcaatgaaattgtgcttatctccaaaaaagaaaaaaaaaaaagatccatCGACTTGCAATTGCAATTGCAATGGTAGGAGCGATTGACTTGCGGTCACAGTTCGAAGTCTATTGCTAACTATTTTGGAGTTGCTCAAATGTTCATATAGCtcccaaaaaaagagagctcAAAATGAGCATGACAAATAAGAGAAAATAGATTACACGAGCAAATTAGCAGTTTTGGAACACAAAATGAAAGAAGAGTGATTTTTTAAGTGATTGTTCTGAATTCTTGTACTGATCATATATataactaaaaaaattatcctgTTAATCAATAACCTATAATTTCGCTTCTTGGAGTTGcctttgcttttcaaaaaaatgaatataagGCCCACTTTCTTAAATTCGTCTTGGTTCCAAAGATATTATTATGGCCGACCTTGGGACGAGGCCTGCTAACGCCGTAATTATCTTCCCTAGATGTGATTATAGAGACTCTTGACCCACACCAAATCTCAAAAGGTAATAATCACTCACAAATTTCTACTCTCATTAAGACACCAGTGTTAATCACCGCGTAGCTAGGAACCACTTATTTCCTCTAGAAATGTacattcaaactatggtccacATTGCATGAGTCCTCTCGGTGGTTTGTGGACAACTTGTTCTCAGGCTCTTGTCCTACACTTTGTGGACAAAAGCACCAAGACTCTCGGTGcaagaccttttttttttaatggtaaaaaaaattcattaatctcTAAAATTGTAACAAAGACTAAAAGAAGCAGGGAGTGATGACATCATATTCCTAACCCGAGACCCATCCAAGAAATAATGCTAAGAATAATCTTATGCCCATCCGAGACCTAAACCCAAGTTTAGCAAGAAGCCAAACACGAAAACACTTATTGGGACAAAGTCCATACTTGTTGGCCTAGAAGCCCAGATAAAACATGTAAATCAAATGCGACGTAGCCCAAACCAGATATAAGGGAGTAGCCCAAGCATTTAAAGCCCAATTCCTAACCCTAACAGTCTCCAACATCATTTGCCGCCTCAAGAAACTTTTGTATATCACAGGGATAAGAGGCGTGGTGGTGTCCCCTCCGGtccgtttttaattttttggccattttttaAGTACACTTTGATGATTGattccattcattttgtagagcttggCGGGAACATTAATCTTGCCAAAAATTATGTTTATTGGACTTTAATAGATACATGATCGACGCatatgaaaattgcaaaaaataaaaaatagggttgcGATTTAGTGTGTTTTTGgacccaattttttattttagaaaatctctctctctctctctctctctctctctctctctctctctctctctctctctctctcaaataagTGAAGTACGCTTGAAAAATCTGTACAAGAAGAATTCAATCAGTAATacattgttttattttgttagaaACATTACACATGATTGGTGAGTCTGATTGATCTATCAAAAGTGAGAATTACTACTTATTGCCATTGATAATCTCTAGAACTAAGGCATCCATGATTATTGCGTATAGTAAAAGATCATTCGTCGAAATTAAAAGGGGGAATTCCGGATAATGAAGTTAGGCTCGTAAAAGAAACATGAAAATTTGAGTGTTAACCCTTTTCACGAGGGATTTAATGagatgagcaaaataggattcGTTTAGTTACAAAATAACAAGTTCTGCATTTTTCCCAATAGGTACGAATTAAGTTGGTGggttttttgtcaaaattaacTTCTAATCATGAGACTCATGACGGTGCATCTGCTCAATGTGGAAACATCATTCTTCTATGATTAGGCAGAATTGAAGGATCAAAGCAAAGCAATTCTAGCAACCAGGAAAGCTATATTACAATAATCAATTTACTCAAATAGCATTCCTCTTATAGAAATTAACAATTATGCTTATTGCTGAAAATCTCATCCTAGTTCAAACATATTTGCTTATAGCTGAAATCACATCTTAAGAATTTAATGAGGACACAACTCAGCAATTGATACTTCATTTATTGAATGACCCGATACGGCCAATTCAGAACTATGCTCCTGAAGCAATGGTAGCTCTGAATTGGTTCTACCACTAAGCCAAAAAAATGCTGGCTCTGACGGTACCGGAAGGTTGAGGGAAAAGCTACTAAGCATGAGAACAACTGAAGCCATAGTCGGTCGTTCCGCAATATTTTCCAGGATGCACAATAACCCAATGTAAATACATCTTATCGTTTCCCTCATAAAACCCGAATTAGACCTCAATGTGGGGTCTATGAGATTTGAAGTTGTTCCTTCCTTCCAAGTTTCCCATGCCTGCAAGATTTCAACATGTAGCACTTGTCAAAttctacaatatcaacggtttagATCCAATATTTAACATTTGGGATGGATTGGTTAGattcaaggaagaagaagaatcaaaggGGAAGATGAGGGAATATCAGACTTTTAATGCACGTCCGTCACACTGGACGTTATTATGGACGGAATTGGGTATTATGTGCACTCTTCACAAAG
This genomic window contains:
- the LOC131333926 gene encoding O-fucosyltransferase 29 isoform X1, which encodes MGVANAWRFSVEGVLSKLASVHQNTQQQQQQQHFLGRLSWSVVCGLMLFALGLISLFTGHVASDLDWYSQRLVKPTSFYYKREGSSRAPIDIWKSKFSEFYYQCSERGPRFTSAVSEQFSNGYLLIATSGGLNQQRTGITDAVVVARILNATLVVPELDHHSFWKDDSDFPNIFDVNWFISTLSKDVTIVKRIPDKVMRSMEKPPYTMRVPRKSEPEYYLEQVLPILLRRRVVQLTKFDYRLSNDLDEELQKLRCRVNYHALRFTKPIRELGQKLVSRMRKMTNHFIAVHLRFEPDMLAFSGCYYGGGDKERYELGEIRKRWATLPDLSPEGERQRGKCPLTPHEVGLMLRALGFSNDTHLYVASGEIYGGEETLQPLRDLFPNFYTKEMLASEELQPFLSFSSRLAAIDYIVCDESDVFVTNNNGNMAKILAGRRRYMGHKRTIRPNAKKLSSLFMARGRMDAATFARKVKSCQRGFMGDPEEMRPGRVEFNEFPSSCICQKPFTYSNGYNENDRDQTPKQGPIFTEIFLHKDTMGIAKW
- the LOC131333926 gene encoding O-fucosyltransferase 29 isoform X2 — its product is MGVANAWRFSVEGVLSKLASVHQNTQQQQQQQHFLGRLSWSVVCGLMLFALGLISLFTGHVASDLDWYSQRLVKPTSFYYKREGSSRAPIDIWKSKFSEFYYQCSERGPRFTCNEQFSNGYLLIATSGGLNQQRTGITDAVVVARILNATLVVPELDHHSFWKDDSDFPNIFDVNWFISTLSKDVTIVKRIPDKVMRSMEKPPYTMRVPRKSEPEYYLEQVLPILLRRRVVQLTKFDYRLSNDLDEELQKLRCRVNYHALRFTKPIRELGQKLVSRMRKMTNHFIAVHLRFEPDMLAFSGCYYGGGDKERYELGEIRKRWATLPDLSPEGERQRGKCPLTPHEVGLMLRALGFSNDTHLYVASGEIYGGEETLQPLRDLFPNFYTKEMLASEELQPFLSFSSRLAAIDYIVCDESDVFVTNNNGNMAKILAGRRRYMGHKRTIRPNAKKLSSLFMARGRMDAATFARKVKSCQRGFMGDPEEMRPGRVEFNEFPSSCICQKPFTYSNGYNENDRDQTPKQGPIFTEIFLHKDTMGIAKW